In Streptosporangiales bacterium, a single genomic region encodes these proteins:
- a CDS encoding TadA family conjugal transfer-associated ATPase, whose amino-acid sequence MTGAAAAGVAPRLIEAVRHRLAGASHEPTPARVATALRAEGVVLGDVEVLTLTSSLRADLAGAGPLEPLLRRADVTDVLVNGPAEVWADSGDGLRRTPVEFPDEAAVRRLAQRLAASAGRRLDDAAPYVDARLADGARLHAVLPPIAPGGTCISLRLPRSRTFTLDELVVSGSLDTDGARLLAALVRARLAFLVSGGTGTGKTTLLSGLLGHVDGDERIVLVEDSGELRPDHPHVVRLEARPANAEGTGAVTLRDLVRQALRMRPDRLVVGEVRGAEVADLLNALNTGHEGGCGTLHANAAADVPPRLEALAVAAGLSRGAVHSQLAAALDVVVHLVRERRDGLRRVAEICVLRRGTDDIVRAEPAASFPRGESMVRGAGADRLHHLLARRGEDW is encoded by the coding sequence ATGACGGGCGCGGCAGCTGCCGGAGTCGCCCCGCGGCTGATCGAGGCCGTGCGACACCGGCTGGCCGGTGCCTCGCACGAGCCGACTCCGGCGCGGGTGGCCACCGCGCTGCGTGCCGAGGGCGTGGTGCTCGGCGACGTCGAGGTGCTGACGCTGACCTCGTCGCTTCGCGCCGACCTCGCCGGCGCAGGGCCGCTCGAGCCGCTGCTCAGGCGCGCCGACGTCACCGACGTCCTCGTCAACGGGCCCGCTGAGGTCTGGGCCGACTCCGGCGACGGTCTTCGCCGCACCCCGGTGGAGTTCCCCGACGAGGCCGCCGTGCGCCGCCTCGCCCAGCGGCTGGCGGCGTCGGCCGGCCGGCGGCTCGACGACGCCGCGCCGTACGTCGACGCCCGGTTGGCCGACGGCGCTCGGCTGCACGCCGTGCTGCCGCCCATCGCACCGGGCGGCACGTGCATCTCGCTGCGGCTGCCGCGCTCGCGCACCTTCACCCTCGACGAGCTCGTCGTCTCGGGCTCGCTCGACACCGACGGCGCGCGGCTCCTCGCGGCGCTCGTCCGTGCCCGCCTCGCCTTCCTCGTGTCCGGTGGGACAGGCACCGGCAAGACCACCCTGCTGTCCGGTCTCCTCGGACACGTCGACGGGGACGAGCGCATCGTCCTCGTCGAGGACTCGGGCGAGCTCCGCCCCGACCACCCGCACGTGGTGCGGCTCGAGGCTCGACCGGCCAACGCGGAGGGGACGGGGGCGGTGACGTTGCGCGACCTGGTGAGGCAGGCGCTGCGCATGCGACCCGACCGCCTCGTCGTGGGCGAGGTGCGCGGAGCAGAGGTCGCCGACCTGCTGAACGCACTGAACACCGGCCACGAGGGCGGGTGCGGCACCCTGCACGCCAACGCGGCGGCCGATGTGCCGCCGCGGCTCGAGGCGCTCGCGGTCGCGGCCGGTCTCAGCCGGGGCGCGGTGCACAGCCAGCTCGCCGCGGCGCTCGACGTCGTCGTGCACCTCGTCCGCGAGCGCCGTGACGGCCTGCGCCGGGTGGCCGAGATCTGCGTTCTCCGTCGCGGGACCGACGACATCGTCCGCGCGGAGCCCGCGGCGTCGTTCCCACGGGGGGA